One window from the genome of Anguilla rostrata isolate EN2019 chromosome 5, ASM1855537v3, whole genome shotgun sequence encodes:
- the LOC135255512 gene encoding C2 calcium-dependent domain-containing protein 4C-like, whose protein sequence is MWVVEKIRVSVERTNLPIPITEYSFRIADVMFGDKATSERSKRISLCPNVITPATIPEFCIPPKIPSQQEVKSTEFFRTAPGSSPSAETLDREVISTHIIQVESVEEAPFDNGYSDEETTNADPQSQAALSLPHLAKAQTCYGFCTLLESPHTRRKESLFHSDPSSCGIPLVLSRNRPSACSKAFGLGALSSRLSPRGLALRRQGTQDSDTTSSTESSPFSSPLLARSLPKSSLFKTLSHERLLARSARKMAVSRNNSLSTDEGSSTDNSPNVLRRASDGLVEPPSDAFSLAPPAIFPTELVLFRERVTRESRVPLGRDGTLRLSAEYCPENQQLRVRLISTEGLYAPSVDPKSINCSVTISMMPGKSQKQRSTVIRKSRNPIFNEDFFFDGISEDGLGFRSLRFKVVNKMPTMKRDCTLGDCELPLTTILTL, encoded by the coding sequence ATGTGGGTGGTTGAGAAGATCCGTGTGTCAGTGGAGAGAACTAACCTGCCCATCCCTATCACCGAGTACAGCTTCAGGATCGCCGACGTCATGTTCGGGGATAAGGCCACCTCTGAGAGGAGCAAGAGAATCTCCCTTTGCCCAAACGTCATCACTCCTGCCACCATCCCGGAATTCTGTATCCCACCAAAGATCCCCTCCCAGCAGGAGGTGAAGAGCACAGAGTTCTTCAGGACTGCCCCTGGATCCAGCCCCAGTGCTGAGACGCTGGATCGGGAGGTGATCAGTACGCACATCATCCAGGTGGAGAGTGTGGAAGAGGCGCCATTCGACAATGGGTACAGCGATGAGGAGACCACTAACGCAGACCCGCAAAGCCAAgctgccctctccctcccccatctgGCCAAAGCACAGACCTGCTACGGTTTCTGCACCCTGCTGGAGAGCCCCCACACAAGGAGGAAGGAGTCTCTGTTCCACAGTGACCCCAGCTCTTGCGGCATCCCCCTGGTCCTCTCCAGAAACCGGCCCAGTGCGTGCTCCAAAGCCTTCGGCCTCGGTGCGCTGAGCTCCCGGCTCTCCCCTCGGGGCCTGGCACTGAGACGGCAAGGCACCCAGGACAGTgacaccacctcctccaccgAGTCCTCCCCCTTCAGCTCGCCGCTGCTCGCCCGCTCGCTCCCCAAGTCGTCGCTCTTCAAGACCCTGAGCCACGAGAGGCTGCTGGCCAGGAGCGCCAGGAAAATGGCTGTGTCCAGGAACAACTCTCTGTCCACCGACGAGGGTAGCTCCACGGACAACAGCCCCAACGTCTTGAGGAGAGCATCCGATGGCCTTGTAGAGCCTCCGTCCGACGCTTTCAGCCTGGCTCCACCGGCCATCTTCCCCACCGAACTGGTGCTCTTCAGGGAGAGGGTCACGAGGGAGAGTCGGGTACCCCTGGGCAGGGATGGGACCCTGAGGCTTTCAGCAGAGTATTGCCCTGAGAACCAGCAGCTCCGGGTGCGCCTGATCAGCACTGAGGGGCTTTACGCCCCTTCTGTGGACCCAAAAAGCATCAACTGCAGCGTGACCATCTCCATGATGCCCGGAAAGTCCCAGAAACAGCGCAGTACTGTTATCCGGAAAAGCCGGAACCCCATCTTCAATGAGGATTTCTTTTTTGACGGGATATCTGAGGATGGCCTCGGCTTCCGTTCTCTGCGGTTCAAAGTGGTCAATAAAATGCCAACGATGAAGAGGGACTGCACTCTTGGTGACTGTGAGCTTCCTCTGACCACCATATTAACTCTGTAA